Proteins encoded by one window of Streptococcus suis S735:
- a CDS encoding TetR/AcrR family transcriptional regulator, which translates to MAGRKISPQSLKNLYQSNKEANQLTKESIETALLFLLEKKELKQISVSELVRKAGVSRNAFYRNYKSKEEILEDYYERTSSNLKKKWHDLQDKVQKDGVKQSFADFVQEQKRKAEQSKALSNVSQWIKEKTKRD; encoded by the coding sequence ATGGCAGGTCGTAAAATTTCACCCCAATCTTTGAAAAACCTCTATCAATCAAATAAAGAAGCGAATCAACTGACTAAGGAATCAATAGAAACTGCTCTGCTATTTCTCCTAGAGAAAAAGGAGCTCAAGCAAATTTCGGTATCTGAATTGGTCCGAAAAGCTGGTGTGTCACGCAATGCCTTCTACCGCAATTACAAGTCCAAGGAAGAAATCCTTGAAGACTACTACGAACGGACTTCCAGCAACCTTAAAAAGAAATGGCATGATTTGCAGGACAAGGTTCAAAAGGACGGCGTCAAGCAAAGCTTTGCAGATTTTGTCCAGGAACAAAAACGCAAGGCAGAGCAAAGCAAGGCCCTGTCCAACGTCAGTCAATGGATCAAGGAAAAAACAAAACGGGATTAA